The following proteins come from a genomic window of Neofelis nebulosa isolate mNeoNeb1 chromosome 5, mNeoNeb1.pri, whole genome shotgun sequence:
- the LOC131512116 gene encoding cytochrome b-c1 complex subunit 7-like produces the protein MQDDTTYENDDVKEAIRRLPENLYNYRMFHIKRALDLTMRHQVLPKEQWTKYEEDKFYLEQYLKEVIREREEWANK, from the coding sequence ATGCAAGATGATACAACATATGAGAATGATGATGTGAAAGAGGCCATAAGAAGGCTTCCTGAGAACCTTTATAACTACAGGATGTTTCACATTAAGAGAGCACTGGACCTGACCATGAGGCACCAGGTCTTGCCTAAAGAGCAGTGGACAAAATATGAGGAGGATAAATTCTACCTTGAACAATATCTGAAAGAAGTTAttcgggaaagagaagaatgggCAAATAAATAA